Proteins from a single region of Sediminitomix flava:
- a CDS encoding coproporphyrinogen-III oxidase family protein, with product MMTTKVDTVSLENVFENSPRKAERVLYFHTPFCASRCNYCPFYKYTTAKQSDYAELVVKQMQNHFHLPYFQEAPFDVFFFGGGTPTVLENHQLEAILANLTKYLSFSSDYEFTVESTVRHLDLEKLKLLKKYGVNRISLGIQAFDKETRNLLGRPADFHQIKKLIYQIQEEGFTLNTDLMYGLPNQTLDHVKEQIEIAIDFGVDNLSSYRLQLLGDTPLKKRVESGKVNLPEEKLVEEMQLIAMETAVKGGYVHWNTKNYAKDGKECRYTRTPYGNRDMIPLGSGAGGKIGNFRCFNAPDLASFREKVNEGLFPSMMVKEVTDDLKLAQERLKGILESMQLDLSLFFENTGFSVDPTPLKYLENEGFLETKGEKIRLHTKGILNFQKVYTKISEGIIKI from the coding sequence ATGATGACTACTAAAGTTGACACAGTTTCTTTAGAAAATGTGTTTGAAAACAGTCCGAGAAAAGCAGAACGAGTATTGTATTTTCATACCCCATTTTGTGCTTCTAGATGTAATTATTGTCCTTTCTATAAATATACTACAGCCAAGCAATCTGATTATGCAGAGCTAGTGGTCAAGCAAATGCAAAATCATTTTCATCTTCCTTACTTTCAAGAAGCACCTTTTGACGTTTTCTTTTTTGGAGGAGGTACGCCAACAGTTTTAGAGAATCATCAGCTAGAAGCAATATTAGCAAACTTGACGAAGTATCTAAGTTTTTCTTCAGACTATGAATTTACAGTTGAAAGTACCGTTAGACATCTTGATCTTGAAAAATTAAAGCTCCTAAAGAAGTATGGAGTGAATAGAATAAGTTTGGGTATTCAAGCTTTTGATAAAGAGACCAGAAATCTTTTGGGGAGACCAGCCGATTTTCATCAGATTAAAAAACTCATTTATCAAATACAAGAAGAAGGATTTACTCTGAATACAGATTTGATGTACGGATTACCCAACCAGACATTAGATCATGTAAAAGAACAAATTGAAATTGCCATCGATTTTGGGGTTGATAATTTGTCATCATATAGGTTACAGCTTTTAGGAGATACACCTTTGAAGAAAAGGGTCGAAAGTGGGAAAGTTAATCTACCCGAAGAAAAGTTGGTAGAAGAGATGCAACTCATAGCCATGGAAACTGCCGTGAAAGGAGGGTATGTACATTGGAATACCAAGAATTACGCTAAAGACGGAAAAGAATGTAGATATACTCGAACTCCTTATGGAAATAGAGATATGATTCCTCTAGGAAGTGGGGCAGGGGGAAAGATTGGAAATTTTCGCTGCTTCAATGCTCCCGATTTAGCCTCTTTTAGAGAAAAAGTAAATGAAGGTCTTTTTCCATCTATGATGGTTAAAGAAGTGACAGATGATTTGAAGCTAGCACAAGAACGATTGAAAGGTATTCTGGAAAGTATGCAACTTGATCTTTCATTATTTTTTGAAAATACTGGATTTAGCGTTGATCCTACACCTCTAAAATATTTGGAAAATGAAGGCTTTTTAGAAACGAAAGGCGAAAAAATCAGACTTCACACAAAGGGAATATTGAATTTTCAGAAAGTTTACACAAAAATTTCTGAAGGAATCATAAAGATTTAA
- a CDS encoding HmuY family protein, with protein MRLQSTFIGLAFLATAFSSCSEDDTFKVEEPIGAVINVDMGGDAQDHQVYINLNDSVTTRVANNSWDLALSNGSEFVAKINYAAGAEAATTGINDWSELTSEAIEAAVAMLPGGYQTMEGHVDNPSEFITDTAIPAISSTASDNEIFVIKQNSSATSWALVQVLQENGGYKVITASTDAFDTQEMYTVEKDAMYNFSYVSFESGAVSVEPAKGDWDIAFTQTTARQEGVAVAYKDYIIQNQGVKVALIDELETSVDFASFTEVDLETLNPEFSSSRTTIGSSWRVFDFSTYTYTITPNQFYLIEDLDGNVVKMRITAMLNTEGERGYQQFEYTELQ; from the coding sequence ATGAGATTACAATCAACTTTTATCGGACTAGCATTTTTAGCAACAGCATTTTCTTCATGTTCAGAAGACGATACATTTAAAGTAGAAGAACCGATTGGAGCAGTTATAAATGTAGATATGGGTGGCGATGCTCAAGATCATCAGGTATATATAAACTTGAATGATTCTGTGACGACAAGAGTGGCAAATAACTCTTGGGATTTAGCTTTATCTAACGGAAGTGAGTTTGTTGCTAAAATCAATTACGCGGCTGGAGCTGAAGCAGCAACTACAGGGATAAACGATTGGTCAGAATTAACTTCAGAAGCAATTGAGGCAGCAGTAGCGATGCTTCCTGGTGGTTACCAAACAATGGAAGGTCATGTAGATAATCCAAGTGAGTTTATAACAGATACTGCAATCCCTGCGATTAGCTCAACTGCAAGTGACAATGAAATTTTTGTGATCAAACAAAATTCATCAGCTACTTCGTGGGCTTTGGTACAAGTGCTTCAAGAAAATGGTGGCTATAAAGTAATTACTGCAAGTACAGATGCTTTTGATACACAAGAAATGTATACAGTAGAAAAAGATGCGATGTATAATTTCTCTTATGTGTCATTTGAAAGTGGTGCAGTGTCAGTAGAACCTGCGAAAGGCGATTGGGATATTGCATTTACTCAGACAACAGCTCGTCAGGAAGGAGTAGCAGTAGCGTACAAGGACTACATCATCCAAAATCAAGGAGTAAAAGTTGCTTTGATTGATGAATTAGAAACAAGTGTTGATTTCGCATCATTTACAGAAGTTGATTTAGAAACTTTGAATCCAGAATTCTCTTCATCAAGAACTACAATTGGATCATCTTGGAGAGTATTTGATTTCTCAACGTACACCTATACGATTACTCCAAACCAATTTTACTTGATTGAAGATTTAGATGGAAATGTGGTGAAAATGAGAATCACAGCGATGTTGAATACTGAAGGCGAGCGTGGGTATCAACAGTTTGAGTATACTGAACTACAGTAG